The following are encoded together in the Fundulus heteroclitus isolate FHET01 unplaced genomic scaffold, MU-UCD_Fhet_4.1 scaffold_479, whole genome shotgun sequence genome:
- the LOC105919334 gene encoding zinc finger protein 502 isoform X1, whose amino-acid sequence MSKSGILRGIITEKLSTAAREILAVVERTVADYEEEASGFRREIERQRRQLELLQPRVKLPRTELELLPDLQSHEEVVVGEEQEEQQLTQSTGVEAAESHSPPGKHSEEEEEDYVEGEDEIEEDGGGDDEVEQEDDHYDEDEQEDEESVIKNKMIKEDLKDPDFEIPPRSVQSGSKRRSLTPKINTNEPLNLRIRILEDSETTVLSNTVFQKSPIWDLGCPHGLEEAAFLDLLRSTFPQLAAGEPFDTFITDKSRKLQPLNVKALTPEEIYTAIKSIGNSALYIRPKKREIKTQEKEEHMVTDSPATDPVIMNDETRLHISLVQSGQCSGRSDVSVESKSQQDNLKDVNEKVESSTDSTSTRPQTSEGDEDQNPDSKPQTCTRTEKGQDKKGRRRTGETKMSCKVCGVWYRNYGSLMNHALSHINDLHSVCGVCGEKFESEEDLKEHLKSHQNIHNCSHCGKSFASIIRFNSHVAKHTGEGLFECDICNKTFSNKSALNYHRWVHVENKPHKCDICQQTFGLQSLLQTHKKQHVRKDVYKCKICNKSLTTRRAVTRHAFTHSEERRYGCETCGKRFKSDFGLKSHKKTHTVRERPFLCHICCKTFPSKTALMNHIKVHSSEKPYVCTVCGKNFKYHTSLSIHMRVHTGETPFECCECGRRFKHKSHLKQHMKTHSGIKDFICGICGKGCGKLEHLKIHMRTHTGERPYQCSLCDKAFTQSHCLKTHMKTHQDQKIASLTPSEPGMI is encoded by the exons AACTAGAGCTGCTCCCAGATCTGCAGAGCCACGAGGAGGTGGTGGTTGGTGAGGAgcaagaggagcagcagctcacaCAGAGCACAG GTGTGGAGGCAGCTGAGAGTCACAGTCCACCTGGGAAACactctgaggaagaggaggaggattaTGTTGAGGGGGAAGACGAGATTGAGGaagatggtggtggtgatgatgaggTGGAACAAGAGGATGATCATTATGATGAAGATGAACAGGAGGATGAAGAAtcagtaataaaaaacaagatgATCAAGGAAGACCTGAAGGACCCAGATTTTGAAATACCACCAAG GTCAGTTCAGTCTGGAAGTAAAAGGCGCAGCTTAACTCCAAAAATTAACACAAACGAGCCCCTAAATCTCAGGATCCGGATACTGGAGGACTCTGAGACCACCGTGCTCTCAAATACTG TGTTTCAGAAGAGTCCGATCTGGGACCTGGGGTGTCCTCATGGTCTAGAGGAAGCGGCCTTCCTGGACCTGCTAAGGTCCACCTTCCCTCAGCTGGCTGCTGGGGAACCTTTTGATACCTTCATCACAGATAAGAGCAGGAAGCTGCAGCCTCTGAATGTGAAAGCTCTGACTCCAGAGGAGATCTACACTGCTATCAAATCCATTGGAAACTCTGCTCTGTACATCCGCCCCAAG AAACGAGAAATAAAGACccaggaaaaggaagaacataTGGTCACTGACTCTCCCGCTACTGACCCTGTGATCATGAACGATGAAACCAGGCTCCACATAAG CTTGGTTCAAAGTGGGCAATGTTCTGGAAGAAGTGATGTGTCCGTCGAGTCAAAATCCCAACAGGACAACCTGAAAGATGTGAATGAAAAAGTCGAGAGCAGCACTGACTCCACCAGTACCAGACCCCAGACATCAGAGGGAGACGAGGACCAGAACCCTGATTCCAAACCGCAGACATGCACGAGAACAGAAAAAGGCCAGGATAAAAAGGGCAGGAGGAGAACTGGGGAGACTAAGATGTCTTGTAAAGTGTGTGGAGTCTGGTACCGGAACTATGGCAGCCTGATGAACCACGCCTTGAGTCACATAAACGACCTGCACAGTGTTTGTGGAGTTTGCGGGGAGAAGTTTGAGTCTGAGGAGGACTTAAAGGAACATCTCAAAAGTCATCAAAACATTCACAACTGTTCACATTGTGGGAAGTCTTTTGCCTCCATCATCAGGTTCAACAGTCACGTTGCTAAGCACACAGGAGAGGGTCTGTTTGAATGTGACATCTGCAATAAAACCTTCTCAAACAAAAGTGCCTTGAACTATCACCGTTGGGTTCACGTGGAGAATAAACCACACAAGTGTGATATTTGTCAGCAAACCTTTGGTCTGCAGTCACTTCTCCAAACTCACAAGAAGCAGCATGTGAGAAAAGATGTATACAAATGCAAAATCTGCAACAAGTCTCTGACCACTCGCCGAGCTGTTACCCGACATGCTTTTACCCACTCAGAGGAACGTCGCTATGGCTGTGAAACATGCGGGAAACGCTTTAAATCGGATTTTGGACTGAAATCGCACAAGAAGACTCACACGGTGAGAGAGCGGCCGTTCCTCTGCCACATCTGCTGCAAAACGTTTCCCTCTAAAACAGCTCTGATGAACCACATAAAAGTTCACAGCAGTGAGAAGCCGTATGTTTGTACCGTTTGCGGCAAAAACTTTAAGTACCACACAAGCCTATCCATACACATGAGGGTGCACACAGGGGAAACTCCCTTTGAATGCTGCGAGTGTGGACGCCGTTTCAAACACAAGAGTCACCTTAAACAGCACATGAAGACTCATTCTGGCATCAAAGACTTTATATGTGGCATTTGTGGGAAAGGATGTGGTAAACTGGAACATCTAAAAATTCACATGAGAACCCACACTGGAGAGAGACCCTACCAGTGCTCACTCTGTGATAAAGCCTTCACCCAGAGCCACTGCCTGAAAACACACATGAAGACTCACCAGGACCAAAAAATCGCGTCCCTCACTCCGTCAGAGCCTGGAATGATTTGA
- the LOC105919334 gene encoding zinc finger protein 502 isoform X2, producing MSKSGILRGIITEKLSTAAREILAVVERTVADYEEEASGFRREIERQRRQLELLQPRVKLPRTELLPDLQSHEEVVVGEEQEEQQLTQSTGVEAAESHSPPGKHSEEEEEDYVEGEDEIEEDGGGDDEVEQEDDHYDEDEQEDEESVIKNKMIKEDLKDPDFEIPPRSVQSGSKRRSLTPKINTNEPLNLRIRILEDSETTVLSNTVFQKSPIWDLGCPHGLEEAAFLDLLRSTFPQLAAGEPFDTFITDKSRKLQPLNVKALTPEEIYTAIKSIGNSALYIRPKKREIKTQEKEEHMVTDSPATDPVIMNDETRLHISLVQSGQCSGRSDVSVESKSQQDNLKDVNEKVESSTDSTSTRPQTSEGDEDQNPDSKPQTCTRTEKGQDKKGRRRTGETKMSCKVCGVWYRNYGSLMNHALSHINDLHSVCGVCGEKFESEEDLKEHLKSHQNIHNCSHCGKSFASIIRFNSHVAKHTGEGLFECDICNKTFSNKSALNYHRWVHVENKPHKCDICQQTFGLQSLLQTHKKQHVRKDVYKCKICNKSLTTRRAVTRHAFTHSEERRYGCETCGKRFKSDFGLKSHKKTHTVRERPFLCHICCKTFPSKTALMNHIKVHSSEKPYVCTVCGKNFKYHTSLSIHMRVHTGETPFECCECGRRFKHKSHLKQHMKTHSGIKDFICGICGKGCGKLEHLKIHMRTHTGERPYQCSLCDKAFTQSHCLKTHMKTHQDQKIASLTPSEPGMI from the exons AGCTGCTCCCAGATCTGCAGAGCCACGAGGAGGTGGTGGTTGGTGAGGAgcaagaggagcagcagctcacaCAGAGCACAG GTGTGGAGGCAGCTGAGAGTCACAGTCCACCTGGGAAACactctgaggaagaggaggaggattaTGTTGAGGGGGAAGACGAGATTGAGGaagatggtggtggtgatgatgaggTGGAACAAGAGGATGATCATTATGATGAAGATGAACAGGAGGATGAAGAAtcagtaataaaaaacaagatgATCAAGGAAGACCTGAAGGACCCAGATTTTGAAATACCACCAAG GTCAGTTCAGTCTGGAAGTAAAAGGCGCAGCTTAACTCCAAAAATTAACACAAACGAGCCCCTAAATCTCAGGATCCGGATACTGGAGGACTCTGAGACCACCGTGCTCTCAAATACTG TGTTTCAGAAGAGTCCGATCTGGGACCTGGGGTGTCCTCATGGTCTAGAGGAAGCGGCCTTCCTGGACCTGCTAAGGTCCACCTTCCCTCAGCTGGCTGCTGGGGAACCTTTTGATACCTTCATCACAGATAAGAGCAGGAAGCTGCAGCCTCTGAATGTGAAAGCTCTGACTCCAGAGGAGATCTACACTGCTATCAAATCCATTGGAAACTCTGCTCTGTACATCCGCCCCAAG AAACGAGAAATAAAGACccaggaaaaggaagaacataTGGTCACTGACTCTCCCGCTACTGACCCTGTGATCATGAACGATGAAACCAGGCTCCACATAAG CTTGGTTCAAAGTGGGCAATGTTCTGGAAGAAGTGATGTGTCCGTCGAGTCAAAATCCCAACAGGACAACCTGAAAGATGTGAATGAAAAAGTCGAGAGCAGCACTGACTCCACCAGTACCAGACCCCAGACATCAGAGGGAGACGAGGACCAGAACCCTGATTCCAAACCGCAGACATGCACGAGAACAGAAAAAGGCCAGGATAAAAAGGGCAGGAGGAGAACTGGGGAGACTAAGATGTCTTGTAAAGTGTGTGGAGTCTGGTACCGGAACTATGGCAGCCTGATGAACCACGCCTTGAGTCACATAAACGACCTGCACAGTGTTTGTGGAGTTTGCGGGGAGAAGTTTGAGTCTGAGGAGGACTTAAAGGAACATCTCAAAAGTCATCAAAACATTCACAACTGTTCACATTGTGGGAAGTCTTTTGCCTCCATCATCAGGTTCAACAGTCACGTTGCTAAGCACACAGGAGAGGGTCTGTTTGAATGTGACATCTGCAATAAAACCTTCTCAAACAAAAGTGCCTTGAACTATCACCGTTGGGTTCACGTGGAGAATAAACCACACAAGTGTGATATTTGTCAGCAAACCTTTGGTCTGCAGTCACTTCTCCAAACTCACAAGAAGCAGCATGTGAGAAAAGATGTATACAAATGCAAAATCTGCAACAAGTCTCTGACCACTCGCCGAGCTGTTACCCGACATGCTTTTACCCACTCAGAGGAACGTCGCTATGGCTGTGAAACATGCGGGAAACGCTTTAAATCGGATTTTGGACTGAAATCGCACAAGAAGACTCACACGGTGAGAGAGCGGCCGTTCCTCTGCCACATCTGCTGCAAAACGTTTCCCTCTAAAACAGCTCTGATGAACCACATAAAAGTTCACAGCAGTGAGAAGCCGTATGTTTGTACCGTTTGCGGCAAAAACTTTAAGTACCACACAAGCCTATCCATACACATGAGGGTGCACACAGGGGAAACTCCCTTTGAATGCTGCGAGTGTGGACGCCGTTTCAAACACAAGAGTCACCTTAAACAGCACATGAAGACTCATTCTGGCATCAAAGACTTTATATGTGGCATTTGTGGGAAAGGATGTGGTAAACTGGAACATCTAAAAATTCACATGAGAACCCACACTGGAGAGAGACCCTACCAGTGCTCACTCTGTGATAAAGCCTTCACCCAGAGCCACTGCCTGAAAACACACATGAAGACTCACCAGGACCAAAAAATCGCGTCCCTCACTCCGTCAGAGCCTGGAATGATTTGA
- the LOC105919334 gene encoding zinc finger protein 502 isoform X3 yields MSKSGILRGIITEKLSTAAREILAVVERTVADYEEEASGFRREIERQRRQLELLQPRVKLPRTDLQSHEEVVVGEEQEEQQLTQSTGVEAAESHSPPGKHSEEEEEDYVEGEDEIEEDGGGDDEVEQEDDHYDEDEQEDEESVIKNKMIKEDLKDPDFEIPPRSVQSGSKRRSLTPKINTNEPLNLRIRILEDSETTVLSNTVFQKSPIWDLGCPHGLEEAAFLDLLRSTFPQLAAGEPFDTFITDKSRKLQPLNVKALTPEEIYTAIKSIGNSALYIRPKKREIKTQEKEEHMVTDSPATDPVIMNDETRLHISLVQSGQCSGRSDVSVESKSQQDNLKDVNEKVESSTDSTSTRPQTSEGDEDQNPDSKPQTCTRTEKGQDKKGRRRTGETKMSCKVCGVWYRNYGSLMNHALSHINDLHSVCGVCGEKFESEEDLKEHLKSHQNIHNCSHCGKSFASIIRFNSHVAKHTGEGLFECDICNKTFSNKSALNYHRWVHVENKPHKCDICQQTFGLQSLLQTHKKQHVRKDVYKCKICNKSLTTRRAVTRHAFTHSEERRYGCETCGKRFKSDFGLKSHKKTHTVRERPFLCHICCKTFPSKTALMNHIKVHSSEKPYVCTVCGKNFKYHTSLSIHMRVHTGETPFECCECGRRFKHKSHLKQHMKTHSGIKDFICGICGKGCGKLEHLKIHMRTHTGERPYQCSLCDKAFTQSHCLKTHMKTHQDQKIASLTPSEPGMI; encoded by the exons ATCTGCAGAGCCACGAGGAGGTGGTGGTTGGTGAGGAgcaagaggagcagcagctcacaCAGAGCACAG GTGTGGAGGCAGCTGAGAGTCACAGTCCACCTGGGAAACactctgaggaagaggaggaggattaTGTTGAGGGGGAAGACGAGATTGAGGaagatggtggtggtgatgatgaggTGGAACAAGAGGATGATCATTATGATGAAGATGAACAGGAGGATGAAGAAtcagtaataaaaaacaagatgATCAAGGAAGACCTGAAGGACCCAGATTTTGAAATACCACCAAG GTCAGTTCAGTCTGGAAGTAAAAGGCGCAGCTTAACTCCAAAAATTAACACAAACGAGCCCCTAAATCTCAGGATCCGGATACTGGAGGACTCTGAGACCACCGTGCTCTCAAATACTG TGTTTCAGAAGAGTCCGATCTGGGACCTGGGGTGTCCTCATGGTCTAGAGGAAGCGGCCTTCCTGGACCTGCTAAGGTCCACCTTCCCTCAGCTGGCTGCTGGGGAACCTTTTGATACCTTCATCACAGATAAGAGCAGGAAGCTGCAGCCTCTGAATGTGAAAGCTCTGACTCCAGAGGAGATCTACACTGCTATCAAATCCATTGGAAACTCTGCTCTGTACATCCGCCCCAAG AAACGAGAAATAAAGACccaggaaaaggaagaacataTGGTCACTGACTCTCCCGCTACTGACCCTGTGATCATGAACGATGAAACCAGGCTCCACATAAG CTTGGTTCAAAGTGGGCAATGTTCTGGAAGAAGTGATGTGTCCGTCGAGTCAAAATCCCAACAGGACAACCTGAAAGATGTGAATGAAAAAGTCGAGAGCAGCACTGACTCCACCAGTACCAGACCCCAGACATCAGAGGGAGACGAGGACCAGAACCCTGATTCCAAACCGCAGACATGCACGAGAACAGAAAAAGGCCAGGATAAAAAGGGCAGGAGGAGAACTGGGGAGACTAAGATGTCTTGTAAAGTGTGTGGAGTCTGGTACCGGAACTATGGCAGCCTGATGAACCACGCCTTGAGTCACATAAACGACCTGCACAGTGTTTGTGGAGTTTGCGGGGAGAAGTTTGAGTCTGAGGAGGACTTAAAGGAACATCTCAAAAGTCATCAAAACATTCACAACTGTTCACATTGTGGGAAGTCTTTTGCCTCCATCATCAGGTTCAACAGTCACGTTGCTAAGCACACAGGAGAGGGTCTGTTTGAATGTGACATCTGCAATAAAACCTTCTCAAACAAAAGTGCCTTGAACTATCACCGTTGGGTTCACGTGGAGAATAAACCACACAAGTGTGATATTTGTCAGCAAACCTTTGGTCTGCAGTCACTTCTCCAAACTCACAAGAAGCAGCATGTGAGAAAAGATGTATACAAATGCAAAATCTGCAACAAGTCTCTGACCACTCGCCGAGCTGTTACCCGACATGCTTTTACCCACTCAGAGGAACGTCGCTATGGCTGTGAAACATGCGGGAAACGCTTTAAATCGGATTTTGGACTGAAATCGCACAAGAAGACTCACACGGTGAGAGAGCGGCCGTTCCTCTGCCACATCTGCTGCAAAACGTTTCCCTCTAAAACAGCTCTGATGAACCACATAAAAGTTCACAGCAGTGAGAAGCCGTATGTTTGTACCGTTTGCGGCAAAAACTTTAAGTACCACACAAGCCTATCCATACACATGAGGGTGCACACAGGGGAAACTCCCTTTGAATGCTGCGAGTGTGGACGCCGTTTCAAACACAAGAGTCACCTTAAACAGCACATGAAGACTCATTCTGGCATCAAAGACTTTATATGTGGCATTTGTGGGAAAGGATGTGGTAAACTGGAACATCTAAAAATTCACATGAGAACCCACACTGGAGAGAGACCCTACCAGTGCTCACTCTGTGATAAAGCCTTCACCCAGAGCCACTGCCTGAAAACACACATGAAGACTCACCAGGACCAAAAAATCGCGTCCCTCACTCCGTCAGAGCCTGGAATGATTTGA